The Spirochaeta isovalerica genome includes a window with the following:
- a CDS encoding FHA domain-containing protein has product MDTTVINDNPRSLKTGGHLSSRGILLVLSPNYFGRTFIVDSDSCILGRSDKADFSLNDDLISREHCRIVREEGNHFSIEDLQSTNSSAINGKRLKKKQQLCYGDRIRLGSTVLRFFREEEVS; this is encoded by the coding sequence ATGGACACAACAGTAATAAACGACAATCCGCGCTCCCTGAAAACGGGGGGGCATCTCTCTTCAAGGGGCATACTTCTGGTTCTCTCACCGAACTATTTCGGGAGAACTTTTATCGTGGACAGCGATTCCTGTATTTTAGGAAGAAGCGATAAAGCCGACTTCTCCCTCAATGACGATCTGATCAGCCGGGAACATTGCCGTATTGTCAGAGAGGAGGGGAATCACTTCTCCATCGAAGATCTGCAATCGACCAATTCCAGCGCCATTAACGGGAAAAGGCTGAAGAAAAAACAGCAGCTCTGCTACGGCGACAGAATCCGGCTGGGTAGCACGGTTCTGCGCTTTTTCCGCGAAGAAGAGGTCTCGTAA
- a CDS encoding EamA family transporter: MIYLLMISMCLAASTGQILVKKGLNRKKPYYWDFYIFAGVFLVLLSPFLYMKAVQTAGLSGAFGLNGISYIIVYLLGVTVLGEKGSFLQTLGILLISGGVFIWSI, encoded by the coding sequence ATGATTTATCTTCTTATGATCTCCATGTGTCTGGCTGCATCGACGGGACAGATTCTGGTTAAAAAAGGGCTTAACAGAAAGAAGCCCTATTATTGGGATTTCTATATCTTCGCCGGAGTTTTTCTGGTCCTTCTCTCGCCTTTCCTCTATATGAAAGCTGTTCAGACCGCCGGTCTCTCCGGAGCTTTCGGACTGAACGGGATCTCCTATATTATTGTCTATCTTCTCGGAGTGACAGTGCTGGGAGAAAAAGGTTCATTCCTGCAAACCCTGGGCATTCTATTAATCAGCGGAGGGGTATTTATCTGGTCGATCTGA